From a single Pseudomonas serboccidentalis genomic region:
- the thiE gene encoding thiamine phosphate synthase, translating into MKLRGLYAITDSTLLAGKFLSYVEAALEGGVTLLQYRDKSSDEARRLREAEALRDLCERYKTQLIINDDAELAARLNVGVHLGQTDGPLSPTRALLGSKAIIGSTCHAQLELAEQAAKEGASYVAFGRFFNSNTKPGAPSCSLDLLDEAKRTLHLPICAIGGITLDNAAPLVAHGVDLLAVVHGLFGAQSTAEVTRRARAFNELLKI; encoded by the coding sequence ATGAAACTACGTGGCCTGTATGCCATCACCGACAGCACACTGCTGGCGGGCAAGTTTCTGTCGTACGTGGAGGCGGCGCTGGAAGGCGGCGTCACCCTGCTGCAATACCGCGACAAAAGCAGCGACGAGGCCCGCCGCCTGCGCGAGGCCGAAGCCCTGCGTGACCTGTGCGAGCGCTACAAGACGCAGTTGATCATCAACGATGACGCCGAGCTGGCCGCGCGCCTGAACGTCGGCGTGCACCTGGGCCAGACCGACGGCCCACTGTCGCCGACCCGCGCTCTGCTCGGCTCCAAGGCCATCATCGGTTCGACCTGCCACGCGCAACTCGAACTGGCCGAACAAGCCGCCAAAGAAGGCGCGAGCTATGTCGCCTTCGGCCGCTTTTTCAACTCCAACACCAAACCCGGCGCACCGAGTTGCAGCCTCGATCTGCTCGACGAGGCCAAACGCACACTGCACCTGCCGATCTGCGCGATTGGCGGCATCACCCTCGACAACGCCGCCCCGTTGGTGGCCCATGGTGTCGACCTGCTGGCGGTTGTCCACGGCTTGTTTGGTGCCCAAAGCACCGCCGAAGTGACCCGCCGCGCCCGCGCCTTCAACGAACTTCTGAAAATCTGA
- the hemL gene encoding glutamate-1-semialdehyde 2,1-aminomutase encodes MSRSETLFANAQKHIPGGVNSPVRAFKSVGGTPLFFKHAEGAYVTDEDDKRYVDYVGSWGPMILGHSHPDVLDAVRNQLQHGLSYGAPTAMETEMADLVCSLVPSMDMVRMVSSGTEATMSAIRLARGYTGRDSIIKFEGCYHGHSDSLLVKAGSGALTQGVPSSAGVPAAFAKHTLTLPFNDIDAVEKMLAEVGQDVACIIVEPVAGNMNCVPPAPGFLEGLRSLCDKHGVVLIFDEVMTGFRVALGGAQAYYGVNPDLTTFGKIIGGGMPVGCFGGKREIMERIAPLGPVYQAGTLSGNPLAMAAGLTTLRLISRPGFHAELTDYTTRLLDGLQQRADAAGIPFVTTQAGGMFGLYFSGADDIVTFEDVMASDAALFGRFFHLMLEGGVYLAPSAFEAGFTSIAHGEAELKITLDAAERAFAALK; translated from the coding sequence ATGTCTCGTTCCGAAACCCTGTTTGCCAATGCCCAGAAACACATTCCCGGAGGCGTGAACTCGCCGGTTCGCGCGTTCAAGAGCGTGGGCGGCACGCCGCTGTTCTTCAAGCATGCCGAAGGCGCCTACGTCACTGACGAAGACGACAAGCGCTATGTGGATTACGTGGGTTCGTGGGGGCCGATGATCCTCGGCCACAGTCACCCGGACGTGCTCGACGCCGTGCGCAATCAACTGCAACACGGTCTGTCCTACGGCGCGCCGACCGCGATGGAAACCGAAATGGCCGATCTGGTCTGCTCGCTGGTGCCATCGATGGACATGGTGCGCATGGTCAGCTCCGGCACCGAAGCGACCATGAGTGCGATCCGCCTGGCCCGTGGCTACACCGGTCGTGACAGCATCATCAAGTTCGAAGGCTGCTACCACGGTCACTCCGACAGCCTGCTGGTCAAGGCCGGCTCCGGCGCACTGACCCAGGGCGTACCGAGCTCTGCCGGTGTGCCAGCCGCATTCGCCAAACACACCCTGACCCTGCCGTTCAACGACATCGACGCCGTTGAGAAGATGCTCGCCGAAGTCGGCCAGGATGTGGCCTGCATCATCGTCGAGCCGGTGGCCGGTAACATGAACTGCGTACCGCCAGCGCCGGGTTTCCTCGAAGGCCTGCGCTCGCTGTGCGACAAGCATGGCGTGGTGCTGATTTTCGACGAAGTGATGACTGGTTTCCGCGTCGCCCTTGGCGGTGCTCAGGCTTACTACGGGGTCAATCCTGACCTGACCACGTTCGGCAAGATCATCGGCGGCGGCATGCCGGTCGGCTGCTTCGGCGGCAAGCGTGAAATCATGGAACGCATCGCGCCGCTGGGCCCGGTGTATCAGGCCGGCACCCTGTCGGGTAATCCGCTGGCGATGGCCGCGGGCTTGACCACCCTGCGCCTGATCAGCCGCCCGGGTTTCCACGCCGAGCTGACCGACTACACCACGCGCCTGCTCGACGGCCTGCAACAACGCGCCGATGCGGCGGGCATTCCGTTCGTCACCACCCAGGCTGGCGGCATGTTCGGTCTGTACTTCAGCGGCGCCGACGACATCGTCACTTTTGAAGACGTAATGGCCAGCGACGCGGCGCTGTTCGGTCGCTTCTTCCACCTGATGCTGGAAGGCGGTGTGTACTTGGCACCGAGCGCGTTCGAAGCCGGTTTCACTTCGATCGCCCACGGCGAAGCCGAGCTGAAAATCACTCTGGACGCTGCCGAGCGCGCCTTCGCTGCACTGAAGTAA
- a CDS encoding tetratricopeptide repeat protein — MNRTGRTLALGCLLLLQPLLAHAQAGGNSLLIPAMGRCTLNTQPQDVTQALAACQKAADEGDAQAQYELGEFYYDGKNAPRDLNQALSYFEKASLQGHAQAQFKLGTMFFHGEGVQANNIQAYIVLKMAAVNGAEDALDTADEVSEKMSREDLETATQVLGQIFRKYLMELQNADGRTPFSPLP; from the coding sequence ATGAACCGCACCGGCCGCACCCTTGCCTTGGGCTGCCTGTTGCTCCTTCAGCCCCTGCTCGCGCATGCACAAGCAGGCGGCAACTCGTTGTTGATCCCGGCGATGGGTCGTTGCACCCTCAACACTCAGCCGCAAGACGTCACGCAGGCACTGGCCGCCTGCCAGAAAGCGGCGGACGAAGGGGATGCGCAAGCGCAATACGAGTTGGGTGAGTTCTACTACGACGGCAAGAATGCGCCGCGCGACCTCAATCAAGCCCTGAGCTATTTCGAAAAGGCCTCGTTGCAAGGCCACGCTCAGGCGCAGTTCAAGCTTGGCACCATGTTCTTCCACGGCGAAGGCGTGCAGGCCAACAACATTCAGGCGTACATCGTGCTGAAGATGGCTGCGGTCAACGGCGCTGAAGACGCCCTGGACACCGCCGACGAAGTCTCCGAAAAAATGTCCCGCGAAGACCTCGAAACCGCTACCCAGGTGCTCGGGCAAATTTTCCGTAAATACCTGATGGAACTGCAGAACGCCGATGGGCGTACGCCGTTCTCGCCTCTTCCCTGA
- a CDS encoding DUF1820 family protein, with translation MTKREAPIYKVIFLNQGQVFEMYAKQIYQSDLWGFLEVEEFVFGERTQVVVDPSEEKLKAQFEGVVRSFVPMHSIVRIDEVERLGTPKISEARGAVGNVMPFPMPMPEK, from the coding sequence ATGACCAAACGCGAAGCTCCAATCTATAAGGTGATTTTCCTCAACCAGGGCCAGGTGTTCGAAATGTACGCCAAGCAGATCTATCAAAGTGATCTGTGGGGCTTCCTGGAAGTGGAAGAGTTCGTCTTTGGCGAGCGCACGCAAGTGGTCGTCGATCCGAGCGAAGAGAAGCTCAAGGCGCAGTTCGAAGGCGTGGTGCGCAGCTTTGTGCCGATGCATTCGATCGTGCGCATCGACGAGGTGGAACGTCTGGGTACCCCGAAAATCAGCGAAGCCCGTGGTGCGGTCGGCAATGTGATGCCGTTTCCGATGCCGATGCCTGAGAAGTAA